In Nymphaea colorata isolate Beijing-Zhang1983 chromosome 5, ASM883128v2, whole genome shotgun sequence, one genomic interval encodes:
- the LOC116254095 gene encoding uncharacterized protein LOC116254095 isoform X3: MKLEDLITRNRQMEQKSMQLQGEVEELQKILQGQQELQKALQNALDKPLMPHRNIYPSLPHKVQLLISEIAAVEEEISYLEERVRELRLSLHHEQKQTEESITRNSFQQRNQHHRKSSVAQTRSEPGDLQRSPLQSEWTFSWSPCSDTRAQGCGSNFHNLIVRENEEGQRCHNKKVTEVYREKPNQLSEELVKCLISIFLRLNRGASPETETAATFPKIALSCMSSRSFSSKPSLNSRTPISLSNVSCPLLDPYNMVVNHDCIPGDFGPYKNFIQLTRNSLKVSHMPHCMSYLEKLRNLMNKLCTVDLRFMTYKEKLAFWINAYNACFMHAFLRYGLPSAPEKLLALMNKAALNVGGIVLNAMAIEHFILRHPSKFTSMDEKQKLLRHVYGLGYPEPNVVFALCRGSCSSPAVRVYTAENVMSELATAKAEYLQASIGVTSKRKIVVPKLLQWYMHDFADDLKSLLKWICSQLPRTAPLTNSIMECLKGERKWPIQQMVEVQPYEPEFRYILAL, translated from the exons ATGAAATTGGAGGATCTCATAACGCGGAACAGGCAGATGGAGCAGAAAAGTATGCAACTGCAAGGGGAG GTAGAAGAGTTGCAAAAGATATTGCAAGGGCAGCAAGAATTGCAGAAGGCTCTGCAGAATGCGCTTGATAAACCCTTGATGCCTCACCGTAACATTTATCCTTCTCTTCCGCATAAG GTTCAGCTTCTCATCTCAGAGATTGCTGCAGTTGAGGAAGAGATATCTTATCTTGAAGAGAGAGTTAGAGAACTTAGACTGAGCCTGCATCATGAGCAAAAACAAACTGAAGAATCAATAACTCGGAACTCCTTCCAGCAGAGGAACCAACATCATAGAAAATCCTCTGTCGCTCAAACAAGAAGTGAACCTGGCGATCTACAGCGATCTCCACTACAAAGTGAATGGACATTCTCTTGGAGTCCCTGTTCTGATACCAGAGCACAGGGTTGTGGCAGCAATTTCCACAACCTCATAGTAAGAG AAAATGAGGAAGGACAGAGATGCCACAATAAGAAAGTCACAGAAGTCTACAGAGAGAAGCCCAACCAACTCTCTGAAGAACTGGTGAAGTGTTTGATCAGTATTTTTCTAAGACTGAACAGAGGAGCATCGCCTGAAACTGAAACTGCAGCTACTTTTCCTAAGATTGCTCTTTCTTGCATGAGCTCCAGGAGCTTCAGTTCTAAGCCTTCCCTGAACTCTAGAACACCAATCTCTCTCTCGAATGTTTCGTGTCCTCTGCTTGACCCTTACAACATGGTGGTCAACCACGATTGCATTCCAGGAGATTTTGGTCCATACAAGAACTTTATTCAGTTAACCAGGAACTCATTGAAAGTTAGCCATATGCCACATTGCATGTCTTATCTTGAAAAGTTGAG AAACTTGATGAACAAGCTGTGCACTGTGGATTTGAGGTTCATGACATACAAAGAGAAGTTAGCGTTCTGGATAAATGCATACAATGCCTGCTTTATGCAT GCATTTCTTCGTTATGGATTGCCTTCTGCACCAGAAAAATTGCTCGCCCTGATGAACAAG GCTGCATTAAACGTGGGTGGTATAGTACTGAACGCAATGGCAATTGAACATTTCATTCTCAGACATCCTTCTAAATTTACCAGT ATGGACGAGAAACAGAAGCTGTTGAGGCACGTATATGGTTTAGGCTACCCTGAGCCCAATGTGGTTTTTGCTCTCTGCCGTGGCAGCTGTTCTTCCCCTGCT GTGAGAGTGTACACTGCAGAAAATGTGATGAGTGAACTAGCAACAGCTAAAGCAGAGTATTTACAGGCTTCAATTGGAGTTACTTCTAAGAGAAAGATAGTAGTACCCAAGCTACTGCAATGGTACATGCATGATTTTGCAGATGACTTAAAATCACTCTTGAAGTGGATTTGCAGTCAATTGCCAAGAACTGCACCTTTGACGAACTCAATAATGGAGTGCCTGAAAGGAGAAAGGAAGTGGCCGATCCAGCAAATGGTGGAGGTGCAGCCTTATGAGCCTGAATTCCGTTACATACTAGCATTATAG
- the LOC116254095 gene encoding uncharacterized protein LOC116254095 isoform X2 — MKLEDLITRNRQMEQKSMQLQGEVEELQKILQGQQELQKALQNALDKPLMPHRNIYPSLPHKLLISEIAAVEEEISYLEERVRELRLSLHHEQKQTEESITRNSFQQRNQHHRKSSVAQTRSEPGDLQRSPLQSEWTFSWSPCSDTRAQGCGSNFHNLIVRENEEGQRCHNKKVTEVYREKPNQLSEELVKCLISIFLRLNRGASPETETAATFPKIALSCMSSRSFSSKPSLNSRTPISLSNVSCPLLDPYNMVVNHDCIPGDFGPYKNFIQLTRNSLKVSHMPHCMSYLEKLRNLMNKLCTVDLRFMTYKEKLAFWINAYNACFMHAFLRYGLPSAPEKLLALMNKAALNVGGIVLNAMAIEHFILRHPSKFTSGKMDEKQKLLRHVYGLGYPEPNVVFALCRGSCSSPAVRVYTAENVMSELATAKAEYLQASIGVTSKRKIVVPKLLQWYMHDFADDLKSLLKWICSQLPRTAPLTNSIMECLKGERKWPIQQMVEVQPYEPEFRYILAL; from the exons ATGAAATTGGAGGATCTCATAACGCGGAACAGGCAGATGGAGCAGAAAAGTATGCAACTGCAAGGGGAG GTAGAAGAGTTGCAAAAGATATTGCAAGGGCAGCAAGAATTGCAGAAGGCTCTGCAGAATGCGCTTGATAAACCCTTGATGCCTCACCGTAACATTTATCCTTCTCTTCCGCATAAG CTTCTCATCTCAGAGATTGCTGCAGTTGAGGAAGAGATATCTTATCTTGAAGAGAGAGTTAGAGAACTTAGACTGAGCCTGCATCATGAGCAAAAACAAACTGAAGAATCAATAACTCGGAACTCCTTCCAGCAGAGGAACCAACATCATAGAAAATCCTCTGTCGCTCAAACAAGAAGTGAACCTGGCGATCTACAGCGATCTCCACTACAAAGTGAATGGACATTCTCTTGGAGTCCCTGTTCTGATACCAGAGCACAGGGTTGTGGCAGCAATTTCCACAACCTCATAGTAAGAG AAAATGAGGAAGGACAGAGATGCCACAATAAGAAAGTCACAGAAGTCTACAGAGAGAAGCCCAACCAACTCTCTGAAGAACTGGTGAAGTGTTTGATCAGTATTTTTCTAAGACTGAACAGAGGAGCATCGCCTGAAACTGAAACTGCAGCTACTTTTCCTAAGATTGCTCTTTCTTGCATGAGCTCCAGGAGCTTCAGTTCTAAGCCTTCCCTGAACTCTAGAACACCAATCTCTCTCTCGAATGTTTCGTGTCCTCTGCTTGACCCTTACAACATGGTGGTCAACCACGATTGCATTCCAGGAGATTTTGGTCCATACAAGAACTTTATTCAGTTAACCAGGAACTCATTGAAAGTTAGCCATATGCCACATTGCATGTCTTATCTTGAAAAGTTGAG AAACTTGATGAACAAGCTGTGCACTGTGGATTTGAGGTTCATGACATACAAAGAGAAGTTAGCGTTCTGGATAAATGCATACAATGCCTGCTTTATGCAT GCATTTCTTCGTTATGGATTGCCTTCTGCACCAGAAAAATTGCTCGCCCTGATGAACAAG GCTGCATTAAACGTGGGTGGTATAGTACTGAACGCAATGGCAATTGAACATTTCATTCTCAGACATCCTTCTAAATTTACCAGT GGAAAGATGGACGAGAAACAGAAGCTGTTGAGGCACGTATATGGTTTAGGCTACCCTGAGCCCAATGTGGTTTTTGCTCTCTGCCGTGGCAGCTGTTCTTCCCCTGCT GTGAGAGTGTACACTGCAGAAAATGTGATGAGTGAACTAGCAACAGCTAAAGCAGAGTATTTACAGGCTTCAATTGGAGTTACTTCTAAGAGAAAGATAGTAGTACCCAAGCTACTGCAATGGTACATGCATGATTTTGCAGATGACTTAAAATCACTCTTGAAGTGGATTTGCAGTCAATTGCCAAGAACTGCACCTTTGACGAACTCAATAATGGAGTGCCTGAAAGGAGAAAGGAAGTGGCCGATCCAGCAAATGGTGGAGGTGCAGCCTTATGAGCCTGAATTCCGTTACATACTAGCATTATAG
- the LOC116254095 gene encoding uncharacterized protein LOC116254095 isoform X1, with translation MKLEDLITRNRQMEQKSMQLQGEVEELQKILQGQQELQKALQNALDKPLMPHRNIYPSLPHKVQLLISEIAAVEEEISYLEERVRELRLSLHHEQKQTEESITRNSFQQRNQHHRKSSVAQTRSEPGDLQRSPLQSEWTFSWSPCSDTRAQGCGSNFHNLIVRENEEGQRCHNKKVTEVYREKPNQLSEELVKCLISIFLRLNRGASPETETAATFPKIALSCMSSRSFSSKPSLNSRTPISLSNVSCPLLDPYNMVVNHDCIPGDFGPYKNFIQLTRNSLKVSHMPHCMSYLEKLRNLMNKLCTVDLRFMTYKEKLAFWINAYNACFMHAFLRYGLPSAPEKLLALMNKAALNVGGIVLNAMAIEHFILRHPSKFTSGKMDEKQKLLRHVYGLGYPEPNVVFALCRGSCSSPAVRVYTAENVMSELATAKAEYLQASIGVTSKRKIVVPKLLQWYMHDFADDLKSLLKWICSQLPRTAPLTNSIMECLKGERKWPIQQMVEVQPYEPEFRYILAL, from the exons ATGAAATTGGAGGATCTCATAACGCGGAACAGGCAGATGGAGCAGAAAAGTATGCAACTGCAAGGGGAG GTAGAAGAGTTGCAAAAGATATTGCAAGGGCAGCAAGAATTGCAGAAGGCTCTGCAGAATGCGCTTGATAAACCCTTGATGCCTCACCGTAACATTTATCCTTCTCTTCCGCATAAG GTTCAGCTTCTCATCTCAGAGATTGCTGCAGTTGAGGAAGAGATATCTTATCTTGAAGAGAGAGTTAGAGAACTTAGACTGAGCCTGCATCATGAGCAAAAACAAACTGAAGAATCAATAACTCGGAACTCCTTCCAGCAGAGGAACCAACATCATAGAAAATCCTCTGTCGCTCAAACAAGAAGTGAACCTGGCGATCTACAGCGATCTCCACTACAAAGTGAATGGACATTCTCTTGGAGTCCCTGTTCTGATACCAGAGCACAGGGTTGTGGCAGCAATTTCCACAACCTCATAGTAAGAG AAAATGAGGAAGGACAGAGATGCCACAATAAGAAAGTCACAGAAGTCTACAGAGAGAAGCCCAACCAACTCTCTGAAGAACTGGTGAAGTGTTTGATCAGTATTTTTCTAAGACTGAACAGAGGAGCATCGCCTGAAACTGAAACTGCAGCTACTTTTCCTAAGATTGCTCTTTCTTGCATGAGCTCCAGGAGCTTCAGTTCTAAGCCTTCCCTGAACTCTAGAACACCAATCTCTCTCTCGAATGTTTCGTGTCCTCTGCTTGACCCTTACAACATGGTGGTCAACCACGATTGCATTCCAGGAGATTTTGGTCCATACAAGAACTTTATTCAGTTAACCAGGAACTCATTGAAAGTTAGCCATATGCCACATTGCATGTCTTATCTTGAAAAGTTGAG AAACTTGATGAACAAGCTGTGCACTGTGGATTTGAGGTTCATGACATACAAAGAGAAGTTAGCGTTCTGGATAAATGCATACAATGCCTGCTTTATGCAT GCATTTCTTCGTTATGGATTGCCTTCTGCACCAGAAAAATTGCTCGCCCTGATGAACAAG GCTGCATTAAACGTGGGTGGTATAGTACTGAACGCAATGGCAATTGAACATTTCATTCTCAGACATCCTTCTAAATTTACCAGT GGAAAGATGGACGAGAAACAGAAGCTGTTGAGGCACGTATATGGTTTAGGCTACCCTGAGCCCAATGTGGTTTTTGCTCTCTGCCGTGGCAGCTGTTCTTCCCCTGCT GTGAGAGTGTACACTGCAGAAAATGTGATGAGTGAACTAGCAACAGCTAAAGCAGAGTATTTACAGGCTTCAATTGGAGTTACTTCTAAGAGAAAGATAGTAGTACCCAAGCTACTGCAATGGTACATGCATGATTTTGCAGATGACTTAAAATCACTCTTGAAGTGGATTTGCAGTCAATTGCCAAGAACTGCACCTTTGACGAACTCAATAATGGAGTGCCTGAAAGGAGAAAGGAAGTGGCCGATCCAGCAAATGGTGGAGGTGCAGCCTTATGAGCCTGAATTCCGTTACATACTAGCATTATAG
- the LOC116254740 gene encoding cation/H(+) antiporter 15-like, which produces MVYFYCRKHPLCEVQRESEGEMDGHTTFVCDNKRFITSRGVWLGDNPMEFAVPLLACELLVVTLTCRAVAFLSRPLKVARVASDIVACILLGPSVLGRISRRAMDDLFPKHQRLVMEVLGDLAVIFWFFLMGIQVNLCKSLKRLDKKSMAMAVVNNVSAMAMAHGCTYLINYLVPKSMECEVPPISIGVYLGIPTVSVLADTVVQHKVMETVFGKLALTTGVNTQLMLMLTFHFFLAPKVPGKPLVFLWVGFSGIALALSTLALSRLLLWRIRNEVKEYYVFMILLFVVVLSLVSDMLGLRMVMGAFLAGLVMPSGLLAESFNNKLEDIVTFLLPLILVLTGQGVDFSKMFRRSSDWALVLILVTTYVGKNVIDALTARCLKLTLQEGCLVGMLLTSKGIVDAIVLHWTTRQSVDSGGSQIFAIMVVGIVVINLITSFTVRFVGKAPKASHHMSCRAVQHLRSDAAFQILACIHEHQMVPTLIRLLESTRGSQKSPINVFTLHLLHATARESNMLYLDALSNNSLSNDDQNRPVQSAFNNHQWINENVIVEHYARISPYSTMHEDVINVAIEKSAVLIIIPFHKEILETAESSSKALRLVNENILANAPCSVAILAHRGLIQTRTNAFRNVAVLFFGGPDDREALAYAARIAKQEGVNLTVVRFLLTVGQAPTAAYSNHKHVNSVASTVDRDREKVVDDYCIGLFQMEVAGDSSVSYNEIFVTNGAETIDAIQSIKDIYDLFVVGRHHESSTVMMSGMEQWNEYQELGPMGDLLTSPDFGTVSVLVIQQHVWRKDIYDNNSSTQEDKKQFHVVMRQEFSQAKMTSRQTTDLSDHQLNWQLHSGF; this is translated from the exons ATGGTCTACTTTTATTGTAGGAAGCATCCTCTTTGTGAGGTCCAACGGGAGAGCGAGGGAGAGATGGATGGCCATACAACTTTTGTTTGCGACAACAAGAGGTTTATCACCAGCCGAGGGGTATGGCTGGGGGACAATCCCATGGAGTTCGCCGTCCCTCTGTTGGCCTGCGAGTTGCTGGTCGTCACCCTCACCTGCCGTGCCGTGGCCTTCCTTTCCAGGCCCTTGAAGGTGGCTCGAGTTGCATCAGACATCGTG GCTTGCATTCTTCTTGGTCCCTCGGTGCTGGGGCGGATATCGCGGAGAGCCATGGATGACCTGTTCCCCAAGCATCAGCGCCTGGTAATGGAGGTGCTGGGTGACCTCGCCGTCATCTTCTGGTTCTTCCTGATGGGTATACAGGTCAACCTGTGCAAGTCGCTGAAAAGGCTGGACAAGAAGTCGATGGCAATGGCTGTGGTGAACAACGTGTCggcgatggcgatggcgcaCGGGTGCACCTATCTCATCAACTACCTCGTCCCCAAGAGCATGGAGTGCGAAGTGCCGCCGATCTCCATCGGCGTGTACCTGGGCATCCCGACGGTGTCCGTGCTGGCCGACACCGTGGTTCAGCATAAAGTGATGGAGACGGTGTTTGGGAAGCTGGCCCTCACCACCGGCGTCAACACTCAGCTGATGCTCATGCTCACGTTCCACTTCTTTCTTGCACCCAAGGTCCCCGGAAAGCCCCTCGTCTTTCTTTGGGTTGGCTTCTCTG GCATAGCACTGGCGCTGTCCACCTTGGCCCTTTCTCGGCTTTTACTTTGGCGGATCAGGAACGAAGTGAAGGAATACTACGTCTTCATGATTCTACTGTTCGTGGTGGTGCTCTCCCTTGTTTCGGACATGCTCGGTCTCCGGATGGTCATGGGCGCCTTCCTCGCCGGTCTGGTCATGCCCAGCGGCCTGCTTGCAGAATCCTTCAACAACAAGCTGGAGGACATTGTCACCTTCCTGCTTCCCCTCATCCTCGTCTTGACTGGGCAGGGCGTCGACTTTTCCAAAATGTTCAGGCGCTCCTCAGACTGGGCTTTGGTGCTCATCCTTGTCACCACCTACGTGGGGAAGAATGTGATCGATGCTTTGACAGCTCGCTGCTTGAAGCTCACACTGCAGGAGGGCTGCCTCGTCGGAATGCTATTGACCTCCAAGGGCATCGTCGATGCCATAGTCTTGCATTGGACGACACGTCAATCG GTCGACAGTGGGGGTTCCCAGATTTTCGCCATCATGGTTGTCGGCATTGTGGTGATCAACCTTATAACAAGCTTCACCGTCAGGTTTGTCGGAAAGGCTCCCAAGGCATCACACCATATGAGCTGCAGAGCGGTCCAACATCTAAGATCAGACGCTGCATTTCAAATTCTTGCGTGCATTCATGAGCACCAAATGGTTCCAACACTCATCCGCCTGCTTGAGAGCACCCGCGGCAGCCAAAAATCTCCCATCAACGTCTTCACACTCCACCTCCTCCACGCCACTGCGAGGGAATCCAACATGCTCTATCTTGATGCCTTGTCCAACAACTCTCTTTCTAACGACGATCAAAACAGACCAGTACAGTCTGCCTTCAACAACCATCAGTGGATTAATGAGAATGTAATCGTGGAACACTATGCAAGGATATCCCCGTACTCAACAATGCATGAAGATGTCATAAACGTCGCCATAGAGAAGTCGGCTGTACTCATCATCATTCCCTTCCACAAGGAAATACTGGAAACCGCAGAATCAAGCAGCAAAGCACTTAGACTCGTGAATGAGAACATCCTTGCGAACGCTCCATGCTCGGTCGCCATCCTAGCACACCGAGGCCTGATTCAAACTCGTACCAATGCATTTCGCAATGTGGCTGTCCTGTTCTTCGGTGGCCCAGATGACAGGGAGGCACTAGCTTACGCAGCTCGAATCGCAAAGCAAGAGGGTGTTAATCTCACGGTGGTGCGCTTCCTACTAACCGTAGGACAAGCGCCAACTGCCGCTTACAGCAACCATAAACACGTCAACAGCGTGGCCTCGACAGTCGATAGGGATCGGGAGAAGGTAGTAGACGATTACTGCATTGGCCTTTTCCAAATGGAAGTGGCTGGGGACAGTTCAGTGTCATACAATGAGATATTTGTCACTAATGGGGCCGAAACGATAGATGCAATACAGTCTATCAAAGACATTTATGACCTCTTTGTAGTGGGAAGGCACCATGAAAGCAGTACCGTGATGATGTCTGGAATGGAACAGTGGAACGAGTATCAAGAACTGGGTCCCATGGGAGATCTGCTGACATCGCCTGACTTTGGAACAGTGTCTGTTTTGGTGATCCAACAGCATGTCTGGAGAAAGGATATATATGACAATAACTCCAGCACACAGGaagataaaaaacaatttcatgtTGTGATGAGGCAGGAATTTTCACAAGCCAAGATGACTTCTAGACAAACCACAGACCTAAGTGACCATCAGTTGAATTGGCAACTGCATTCTGGTTTCTAA
- the LOC116253805 gene encoding uncharacterized protein LOC116253805, whose product MAALAITKMEICRYYESSSGCMRGERCYFAHGDGELRRPIEAHFQEELKRKIFIGGLSPSVTSDVLGEFFEIHFGPVKDAVVIGSQAGENIHPRGFGFVTFKNEESVAAAVEIHFVTILGKKVEIKGAVPKSMIGISSAVSSENAASLWKQLQPQPFRQLSVGMALEEADGSRKQLVSWVDKLRDGIPVDAVSNLSKHETPWVRKFVKWLPDFLGEVYKRLKDGECYPLSSLKGDFRATCGMELDHASLGYQKLSDFVRSLTGICRMKIVPVGRGPATHMVLLEPHHRLDRDSRTPTTGFEPEGCDYQSYADALYHGVARHDATSRTSKEETTNLVTGDWFGVAEERGLPSAKMAGAEIAEDENERLLTFLRSDGSAFTPWQPPGDKSTWGRRLSAFSWTFRSYFQTSPRDFLLAKKLEVD is encoded by the exons ATGGCGGCTCTAGCAATCACAAAGATGGAGATATGTCGGTATTATGAATCTTCGAGCGGCTGCATGAGGGGAGAGAGGTGCTATTTTGCTCATGGGGACGGGGAACTCCGACGTCCCATAGAG GCGCACTTTCAGGAGGAACTAAAGAGAAAGATCTTCATCGGCGGACTCTCTCCTTCTGTTACTTCTG ATGTTCTCGGAGAATTCTTCGAAATCCATTTTGGCCCCGTGAAGGACGCGGTAGTGATCGGAAGCCAAGCCGGAGAGAACATTCATCCTCGTGGTTTCGGCTTCGTGACGTTCAAGAACGAGGAGTCCGTGGCTGCTGCCGTCGAGATCCACTTCGTCACCATACTCGGCAAGAAAGTGGAGATCAAAGGAGCAGTACCCAAGTCCATGATCGGGATATCGTCGGCAGTGTCATCTGAAAACGCCGCCAGCCTTTGGAAGCAGCTCCAACCTCAGCCGTTCCGGCAACTCTCTGTCGGGATGGCCCTGGAAGAAGCAGACGGCAGCAGGAAGCAGTTGGTGTCGTGGGTCGACAAACTCAGGGACGGGATACCGGTGGATGCTGTCTCGAATTTGTCGAAGCACGAAACTCCATGGGTGAGGAAGTTCGTCAAGTGGCTTCCGGACTTTTTGGGAGAGGTGTATAAGAGGCTCAAGGACGGGGAGTGTTACCCGCTGTCTTCTCTCAAGGGAGATTTTAGGGCCACCTGCGGGATGGAGCTCGATCACGCGTCGCTTGGCTACCAGAAACTCAGCGACTTCGTCCGCTCGCTGACAGGAATCTGCCGCATGAAGATCGTTCCCGTCGGAAGAGGCCCCGCCACTCACATGGTTCTGCTCGAGCCGCACCACAGGCTTGATAGGGACTCGCGCACGCCCACCACTGGCTTTGAGCCGGAAGGCTGCGACTACCAATCGTATGCTGACGCTCTTTACCACGGGGTTGCCAGACATGATGCGACGTCCAGGACAAGCAAGGAGGAGACGACGAACCTTGTGACCGGAGATTGGTTCGGAGTGGCAGAAGAGAGGGGACTGCCATCGGCAAAGATGGCAGGGGCGGAGATCGCGGAGGACGAGAACGAGAGGCTCCTCACGTTTCTGAGGAGTGATGGTTCGGCTTTCACGCCGTGGCAACCTCCTGGTGACAAGTCGACGTGGGGGAGGCGCTTATCCGCGTTCAGCTGGACCTTCCGATCGTACTTCCAG ACTTCTCCCAGGGACTTCTTGCTGGCTAAGAAACTTGAGGTCGATTAA
- the LOC116254095 gene encoding uncharacterized protein LOC116254095 isoform X4, with protein MKLEDLITRNRQMEQKSMQLQGEVEELQKILQGQQELQKALQNALDKPLMPHRNIYPSLPHKVQLLISEIAAVEEEISYLEERVRELRLSLHHEQKQTEESITRNSFQQRNQHHRKSSVAQTRSEPGDLQRSPLQSEWTFSWSPCSDTRAQGCGSNFHNLIVRENEEGQRCHNKKVTEVYREKPNQLSEELVKCLISIFLRLNRGASPETETAATFPKIALSCMSSRSFSSKPSLNSRTPISLSNVSCPLLDPYNMVVNHDCIPGDFGPYKNFIQLTRNSLKVSHMPHCMSYLEKLRNLMNKLCTVDLRFMTYKEKLAFWINAYNACFMHAFLRYGLPSAPEKLLALMNKGKMDEKQKLLRHVYGLGYPEPNVVFALCRGSCSSPAVRVYTAENVMSELATAKAEYLQASIGVTSKRKIVVPKLLQWYMHDFADDLKSLLKWICSQLPRTAPLTNSIMECLKGERKWPIQQMVEVQPYEPEFRYILAL; from the exons ATGAAATTGGAGGATCTCATAACGCGGAACAGGCAGATGGAGCAGAAAAGTATGCAACTGCAAGGGGAG GTAGAAGAGTTGCAAAAGATATTGCAAGGGCAGCAAGAATTGCAGAAGGCTCTGCAGAATGCGCTTGATAAACCCTTGATGCCTCACCGTAACATTTATCCTTCTCTTCCGCATAAG GTTCAGCTTCTCATCTCAGAGATTGCTGCAGTTGAGGAAGAGATATCTTATCTTGAAGAGAGAGTTAGAGAACTTAGACTGAGCCTGCATCATGAGCAAAAACAAACTGAAGAATCAATAACTCGGAACTCCTTCCAGCAGAGGAACCAACATCATAGAAAATCCTCTGTCGCTCAAACAAGAAGTGAACCTGGCGATCTACAGCGATCTCCACTACAAAGTGAATGGACATTCTCTTGGAGTCCCTGTTCTGATACCAGAGCACAGGGTTGTGGCAGCAATTTCCACAACCTCATAGTAAGAG AAAATGAGGAAGGACAGAGATGCCACAATAAGAAAGTCACAGAAGTCTACAGAGAGAAGCCCAACCAACTCTCTGAAGAACTGGTGAAGTGTTTGATCAGTATTTTTCTAAGACTGAACAGAGGAGCATCGCCTGAAACTGAAACTGCAGCTACTTTTCCTAAGATTGCTCTTTCTTGCATGAGCTCCAGGAGCTTCAGTTCTAAGCCTTCCCTGAACTCTAGAACACCAATCTCTCTCTCGAATGTTTCGTGTCCTCTGCTTGACCCTTACAACATGGTGGTCAACCACGATTGCATTCCAGGAGATTTTGGTCCATACAAGAACTTTATTCAGTTAACCAGGAACTCATTGAAAGTTAGCCATATGCCACATTGCATGTCTTATCTTGAAAAGTTGAG AAACTTGATGAACAAGCTGTGCACTGTGGATTTGAGGTTCATGACATACAAAGAGAAGTTAGCGTTCTGGATAAATGCATACAATGCCTGCTTTATGCAT GCATTTCTTCGTTATGGATTGCCTTCTGCACCAGAAAAATTGCTCGCCCTGATGAACAAG GGAAAGATGGACGAGAAACAGAAGCTGTTGAGGCACGTATATGGTTTAGGCTACCCTGAGCCCAATGTGGTTTTTGCTCTCTGCCGTGGCAGCTGTTCTTCCCCTGCT GTGAGAGTGTACACTGCAGAAAATGTGATGAGTGAACTAGCAACAGCTAAAGCAGAGTATTTACAGGCTTCAATTGGAGTTACTTCTAAGAGAAAGATAGTAGTACCCAAGCTACTGCAATGGTACATGCATGATTTTGCAGATGACTTAAAATCACTCTTGAAGTGGATTTGCAGTCAATTGCCAAGAACTGCACCTTTGACGAACTCAATAATGGAGTGCCTGAAAGGAGAAAGGAAGTGGCCGATCCAGCAAATGGTGGAGGTGCAGCCTTATGAGCCTGAATTCCGTTACATACTAGCATTATAG